cTAAGACCAACCTGGATTACACACATCCCTGTAGAAAAAGGCTGGATACCGTGAATCCTGTGCAAAGCTGAGCACCTTGTTTCAAACAGCTGTGCAACAATGTTCTGTTTGCTGGCTCCTCGTGggtctgtgctgtgtgtggaaGCCTGTAACTGTAGGGACATGTCCTTTGGGGCTGATGTCACTGCTACGTAATCAGGTCCCAATCCTAGTGTGCTTCATCCTGAAACACTTTGCAGATGTGTTCCTGATGTGGTTTCTATAAAATGTGGATGGTTTACCCTTAAATcccttgtttgtttgtattcCTGTTAGTTCTGTGCTAAAAGATTCTTCTTTAAAAGGCACCACTACAATTAAACCCAATGACTTCAAGAATACAAATCCCTTCTCTCTTATAAGAGCCTCTAAATTTAACTGTGCAGTGTCAATGCAGTGTTTTCAGTGTCTGACATGTATCAGTCTTGGCTCTGAACATCACCAATCCTTGGAATGTATGACTCCCTGTTTCTGAAGTCACTGACTGGCCTTTTACTCTTTTTTGACGTTTCATAATAAAGAGAATAGGAATGAATTACTGTATATGTTAGAGACAAAGGTGGAATGACAAGAATATAACTGTCTTAATCCACCCAGTCATGACTgtagaagaaaaagtagaagaaaactattattttctgtaatccCCCTGAATGTTGTTTGATTATATAGtgacagacagacagatttATGAAAAAGCATGGTTTATTTTGTCAGCCTGTTAATTAAATATCACTCCTGAGATAAACCTTCTTGAAGAAtttgtggtttgttgttttttttaatatttcctgttGTGAAATGTGTTTATAGATGCTACTAAATGACATTTACTATGCTGGCTCTTTAATCAGAAAGAAggtgagggaaaagaaaggaaattcgAAGAGGAAAGCTGAATTCTGACGCCAAAAACTTCGTTTCTACAGAAAAGACATCTGAGTGCCAACATTCACTGTTGCATTCTATGTCCATCCAAACCATGAAAATATTGTGGCTCAAGGTGCACTGCAGTGGTGTCTTAAGCATGACAGCTACAACCCCACAGTCTGACTTCAGCAAAATCCCTGATTTACAAAGTCGTCTTCTGTCTCTTTCTAGTGTACTATTGCCCCTTCCTTCCCTCGACTCAGTAACTTTTGCAGCCATCTTTTTGCCATTCTCAGCTGTGTTTGGCACATTCAGTACTGGATCCTAATGTACTGCTGCCAGCTTTGTGAAGGTAGTTGACTGATTATTGAGAGTGGGGATGGGGGATACAATAAGCATATCAGCACGTCACCTTGAAGAAagctgcagtggggctgcccCTGTAAGCAGACACGGAAGAACCCAcacaaaaatgacatttttgctTGCCCCAACAAGTTTGGGGGACCTTCTAActgaaataacaagaaaagcTACAACTAGAGGTGGTGCCATGCCAGATGCAGTTGGGTCACACATTGTGCCCAGCCACAGGAAAGGTCTATTCTCACCCCATCAGCTCCAAAGCCACAGCAGCAATACCCCTTATTATATCTCAGTGATGGCTGTACCACTGGCAGCAAGAATTCTCCTTTCCTTGGGAGTGATGGCATCtatgaattaattttaagagCACACCAGCAATTCAGCATCTCAGCACCTCTTTACATTCTCTTCCCAAGGGAGACCATTTTTCCAGTTTGCCTCCACTAAAAGGCCCAGAAGAGTTTGTCATATTTATCTTTTGGTGAGTGGGTGATATATGTGGTCTTGCCAAGCAAGGCCACGGTCCCAGCAAACCAGTGCCCAGAAACCAAGGCAGCATGTGTTGAGATAGTAGTAAGGCAGAGGgttactgggtttttttaagatttgggaTTTGCAGTGCTGTcatccacaggcagagcaggtggagcagcaggaggggccCCACTGGAGGACTTCTGCCCAAATATCCTCCCTACTTGTGTTTTTAGTGGCAGGCCTTTGTGGGGAACATGTTGAATGCTTTTGTGGGCCAGATTTAGAGAAGCTCAGGAACAGGCAGCACAAGGGAATGAGAAGTGAGGCTACAGATGTAGCAGTTCCAGATGCAATGCTAGGAAGACTGGAGGCCAGAAGCCATACCTATGCAATGTTCATACATCTCCCACACATGAGCCCTGCTGATCTTCACCAGCATAAGCCAGAAAAAGCATCTTGGCATCAGACACAGACGTGTGAGACAGAGCAATGTGTTGCCTGCAGGTGGGCAACAAAACTGTTGCATGGCGGGGACAGGACCATCTGTCAGATGAACACCTGAGGCACTTGCCCAGGAGAGGAGGTTGTCATCTGTCACAGCTAACAGGCAgcctcctggcagcagagctcacAGGGAATACCTATCACTACTGCAGCCCAAGAGCCTGGAAAGACTGGAAATAAGAGCTTCCTGGTTCTTTTCCTACGAGTATTTCACAGTACTGTCTAGTGGAACAAATGCACTTTATGCGAGAAGAGAAGAGCAACTGATAGAATGGTCAATGTGAATGAGTTTTATGCCAGTATCATATGCGAAGACATCTCTCTGTATGTGCTAAGCTAAATGGATTTGCTCCTTGTTACGATCTGGCTTagacccagaaaagcaaagcaagctaagtctctgtgcataaaccaaaaagaacttagaaggttcaaaattttcccagaaatgagattaaaaccaaacgaggttagatattgttgccaaaaaattgatgtattttatttaatagtaaaagaggcaaagagaagtgaagaggaaagaaagaaagaaagaagtgtgcatggggggtgggggaacagggagaggtgacaggggttaggtggaagcagatCACCCCTCCAAGGGTCCCAATgatgtctcgttgctcccctccatctgctctgctggtggtgagggtcccctgtCGCCGCCGTGGCCATGCCGCCACACGCTGTGCCAGGCcgccacacgctgccacacgccccgagagtacagaatcccgtggattaatacacactttgggccaggtgtgcctctcttgcaggggctggcttgacactgtcccttgcaacactgagggtctgttgcatcatctctggtgctctggggcagggtctggggaccccttggggggggcccctgtgatgggccatgtcacccccttctgctgtggataagcttcccaCCCCGGTGAGGagccctcagctgggctcctctgcacagttggaggatgggcagtcactgcacctctgaccagaggcttttccaagatacccagagcctctcctccctccaccccttggtgtgagggtctgttcgagcctggcagctgatagccctggggctgtggtcctcatcttggaggtgttaagcccatgctcagtgaatgtccccagccctgagttgttactttatcttatcttcatcatcgagcagtgtcaggcctcagcaccccattcagggtgtgggagtcttctcttcagcttttgtaatacagttttaaaagtcctttaagaaaatgtttaagtcataaaatataatatttcagtctctgacactcCTACAATATAATAACCAGATCTGAATGCTTGCTCAAACTCACATACAGAGCTAAAAAGTAATGAGGACTGCCAATCCCTCTGTTTGAATATAATCTATTCAAACAGAggcaaaacttttaaaatgagcTACAATCTAGCTTTGTTGGCAACAAATCAACAACATAGCCCAGTGTATGGACACCTCAGGAATCATTTACTAAATACatctttattaataataattgcACAAGTGAACAGAAGTTTCTGCATTGACACAACAAGATGGGATTGCATTAAGTCATGGAGGTCTGGTGTGCATGCATAATCCAAGCACAAGAACACCTCTATGTATTTTTAACACTTTCTAACCTCCATCCCTAGGGAGACAGTTTCAAGGCTAGCTAAAACTTTAACACATATTTAGATTGTCAAAAATTGGATCTCCAAACTCCTACTTAACCTTGAAAACATTTGCAAGTTCTGAATGGGATTTTCTAAAACACATAATGTTGGAAAACACTGTTCCAGCAAAAGTGGTGAGAGCTTCATTCCTGTGTTCAGGAGTTTCACCTGGATGTTTTCAGTCACATCTCACTTACTTAACACTTTTAAGAGCTGTTTCTAATCATGCAAAAAGATCCCAAAGTAAAGGAATCAAAGGAATGAAATTCTGAATTGCCTGGGTAATATGGACAAGCCAACATCCAAAAATATATCTTCCTGGTGACCAGCCCACCCCATAGCTCTCAAGAAAAACCCCACTCCTGCAGCAACCACAAGTTTCATCTGCCAAAAGCTATGTTTGCAGCTTCCCTCCAGCTGAACACTTCAGGAATATCACTGTTGCGTTATGGAGTAGCGTAGCCACCTTCCTCTGTGCAGTATGCTTAAGTGATCTTCCACTTGTGAGCAAGCAGGTGAAGGAATAATAGTTTCTAAATGTGGAGCAAGGGGAAAAATCCTCACTTCGTCAGCCTTCTGGTACATTACAGAGCAGCAAGCAAAATTACAAATAATACTGAAAGGTGGGCAACACCTCGTAGTTTCCTGATGGCTGAGGTGAGAGATCAAGTGTGCATGCCATAAAGGCTGGTAGCAGGTGGGCAGAGTGTTAAGTTCTGCCGCTGTCGATCTCATCCTGCAGCAAGGTTAGGCTAGAGAGTCAAGGTTTTGAGCATCCCATCCAAGAAGAATTTATACTTTTTCTGATGCATATGCCATGCAATTGCCAGTTCTGACACATGCATAAAGCAACCTGCAGAGACTTAGTGGTTTTCACTTGGAAACACAGATAAACTGAGTAGAGATTTGTGTTCctgctttaactttttttataaCGTAGCATTTTAACTGGCAGATCTGCCTTCTAAGTATAATCATTGTGCAAGAGCCTCTATTTCCAATTTTAACTAATAATCTTGGCTTTTATAGTAATACAACCAAGctaacaagaaaataattataaccCCATTGCACAGCTCCAGTTTACTTTAGGACTTGGCTGTACACCAAGCTCTTCTCTGATTTCAGCGGAATCTGTTACTGGTAGAGTTATATGAAGATTGAAAGCACTAATCAATGCCCACTGTTACCATcaccttccttctttcttgctgctgcttcccctctTGCACAGCAGACACCAAGCTCGAAGGCACCACCATCCCTTGGTACTGTGCTTGTTTTATGTTACTGTAGGAGCATTTTCTACAGAGTGTTATTCAACCACATCCGTAATGCAGGGGTAAAGATGAGAACTGAACCCGTCACTGACACCACCAGAAATAACCACAGGAAGATCCGATCCAGGACTTGAGCTACAAATTTCCAGTCTTGTACAAcctgggaaggaaagagggaggaTAAACATAAACAGTAACAAGCCTGGTACTTTGTTGATACTGCTACATATATTTCAGCCCCCcaaatctggttttaaaattaGAAGTCTGTAGTATGCGGTAGCCTAAAACTAACAGGGATATCCTTTTCAGCACTCATAGCTGCAAATTGCTCAAGGCTCCAAAACAGTTCCATAGTTCTATGCACATGGTGATACAACTCCTTCAGCCTGTGCAAAAGCTTTTAGTTAAGTGCATATAGGAAAGTTTACAGACTTAGCTTTGAAGGTGGCTTTATAGTGAACTGGATTTCTTTTTACAGACCTGCATTTCCCTCCAAGTGCCAGGatgaggctctggcacagcacTTGGACACAGTACAAGGGCTTCGATTTACTCGTGTTTGCTTAAGTGACTTGTTGACTCAGATTGGGTACACTCAGGAAGGGAATTTTGAATTTTGAGTATTAGCACAACTACTACAACTACACACAAAAGTGTGTTTATTAAGGTGATTCAAGGGACCTTTTTATTACAGTTATTTCAGCTTCAAACAGGTTTCAGTCATGGACAGTATACACATACTACATGTTTGATTTACTGCTCTTCTTTGTGCTATAGTCTTCTCAGCACAGTTTGAACAAAGCCATAGCTCTTGCTAGGAGGGTGCTAACAgaagtttttctctttccaaatgcTGCCAGATGCATTGCTCTGCTGTCCTACCCTTGCATGAGATGCGTTGTTTGCACACAGTAATTTGCCATTTTAAAAGCCAGGAGGATCACTAAGAGGTGAAGGATAGCAGTTGGGAGCTAATCTGAACAGGTGTTAGTGAAAATCTAGAAGACCTCCACTCAAAACAGAGCAGCTACACAGTGCAGAGTATGTGCTGGGAGGCCAGGACTGACACCTGGCAAATGTCATAGAGCCTGCCTGTAAGTGTGAAAGTTACATTTTCAGAGCATATGAGAGTTTAGAGGCTTCCAGATTCAAGTGTGCCCCAAATTTACACAACAAGGTTATTAAAATAATCCCAAACCAGGGATTCCTCCAGGAGAGGCTGCTGGAGTCTCTTGCCTCTGTGAAGAGCAGGGACTCCCACAGCACAATACACTTCTCCTTAAAGCTATGTGTTGTCTCAGGAAACATATTATTTATCAAGATCTGAGGAAGAATATGTCtcagaggagagcaggaagaTGAGGCAAAGAGGAAAgcatgcagaaaagaaaagagcttAGGCCATCGCTGTCAAGGAAAGTGTGATTCCCTCCTTGCCCTCCTTCCACCTACCTGTCTGATGAAATGCTCCTTTTTAACGTGCCTGGAAATGTACCGAATGGAGTCAGCTGCCTTTTCCAGAAAGGCAATAACAactttttctccatcttttgcTTGCTTGTATTTCTGCTTCCCCAGAAACTTTGATTTCGAGGtggtttccttttcttcagtctCTGAGAACGAGTAGCGATCTACATGGCCCTTCATGCAGAGCAGACGAGGCAATTTCTGGAGAAAGAGCCTTTTAACCCAAGGAGCCATGGGGTGGTAAGTTGCTGAGGATCGGTGGTGGACATTGATAACAAACACAGTCACGATGATAGAGAGGGTCACAAAAATCATGATGAAGAGCAGATACTCACCAATCAGAGGGATAACTTTGGAAGAAGAAGGGATTATTTCCTCAATCactaaaaggaaaacagtgagGGACACTAGAACTGATGTCGACAGTGAAAGCTTTTCTCCTTCATCTGAAGGCAGGTAAAACACCAGGACAGTTAGAAAAGACAATCCCAGGCAAGGGATTATTAAGAAAAGAGTGTAAAACAATGGAAGGCG
This sequence is a window from Corvus moneduloides isolate bCorMon1 chromosome Z, bCorMon1.pri, whole genome shotgun sequence. Protein-coding genes within it:
- the CHRNB3 gene encoding neuronal acetylcholine receptor subunit beta-3 isoform X3, yielding MTTNVWLKQEWIDHKLSWNPDEYGGITAIRVPSESLWLPDIVLFENADGRFEGSLMTKAIVKYNGVVTWTPPASYKSSCTMDVTFFPFDRQNCSMKFGSWTYDGNMVDLILVDENVDRKDFFDNGEWEILNAKGMKGNRKDGLYSYPFVTYSFVLRRLPLFYTLFLIIPCLGLSFLTVLVFYLPSDEGEKLSLSTSVLVSLTVFLLVIEEIIPSSSKVIPLIGEYLLFIMIFVTLSIIVTVFVINVHHRSSATYHPMAPWVKRLFLQKLPRLLCMKGHVDRYSFSETEEKETTSKSKFLGKQKYKQAKDGEKVVIAFLEKAADSIRYISRHVKKEHFIRQVVQDWKFVAQVLDRIFLWLFLVVSVTGSVLIFTPALRMWLNNTL
- the CHRNB3 gene encoding neuronal acetylcholine receptor subunit beta-3 isoform X1; its protein translation is MLCLVLFALCLSHSDVNAFSSVAENEDALLKHLFEGYQKWVRPVENSNDTIKVLFGLKISQLVDVDEKNQLMTTNVWLKQEWIDHKLSWNPDEYGGITAIRVPSESLWLPDIVLFENADGRFEGSLMTKAIVKYNGVVTWTPPASYKSSCTMDVTFFPFDRQNCSMKFGSWTYDGNMVDLILVDENVDRKDFFDNGEWEILNAKGMKGNRKDGLYSYPFVTYSFVLRRLPLFYTLFLIIPCLGLSFLTVLVFYLPSDEGEKLSLSTSVLVSLTVFLLVIEEIIPSSSKVIPLIGEYLLFIMIFVTLSIIVTVFVINVHHRSSATYHPMAPWVKRLFLQKLPRLLCMKGHVDRYSFSETEEKETTSKSKFLGKQKYKQAKDGEKVVIAFLEKAADSIRYISRHVKKEHFIRQVVQDWKFVAQVLDRIFLWLFLVVSVTGSVLIFTPALRMWLNNTL